The genomic DNA CATAGGTGGCAGTCTGTCCTGCGCGAGCAATGAAATCGAGCAACTCCCGGTCCTTCATGATTTCAGGGGTTCCTCCGCCACCTGCGACGAACAGCACGTCTAGGTTATCTGGAACGTCATCAATCGTGATCGTGGGATTCATGGTGACGCCCATGTCCGTGGGAACGGGCTCCATGGTCTTCCAGATTATGTGAGTTTTGGCATGAAGGCCGAACGCCGTCTGTGGGCCAGCCAAATCCTGCAGAGTAAAGCCAGGAAAAATTACCATGCCAATCTGCAGTTGGCGGTCTTGAATCTTATTGCTCAGCTCATCAGTCATTACCGTCTCCTCTCGTCGTAGTTGACTAAAGAGTATTCCTGCAAGACGCTACACGTGAGTGGCTTAAACGACATCAAACGATCGTTTTCTGCCAGTTATTTAATTTTGAGAGCAGGAGTCAACGCCGTGCATAAAATTGCGGTTCTGGTATTGAATGACGTGGTGCCGTTGGACTTTGGTATCGCCTATCAGGTTTTCGCTTTGGCCTCTAAGGTTGATAACAGCAACGCATACGAGGTGGAGGTGTGCGCACCCGAGCGGACAATTCGGGCCGCTAGCTTTGATATGCATGTGCGGTACGGCCTCGACCGTCTTGAGCTAGCCCACACCATTGTCATTCCAGGGTGTGAAGACCCGTTTGGAGAGGTTCCAGAGACGGTAAGAATCGCTCTTCGCGAGGCATATGTTCGTGGTGCACGATTGGCGTCAATCTGCACTGGGGCTTTTATCCTTGCCGAGAGCGGTCTTCTTGACGGAAAACGCGCTACTACGCATTGGCGTTTCGCCGAGGACTTGGCCAGGCTTCACCCAGAGATACAAGTAGAACCTAATGTTCTGTTCGTCGATGAAGGAAGCATCGTGACTTCGGCCGGCGCGTCAGCAGGATTAGATATGTGTTTGCATCTCGTGCGACGCGATTACGGCCAGTCTGTTGCGGCAAACACTGCCCGTCTAGCGGTCGCGCCACTGTACCGTGATGGTGGTCAGGCCCAGTTTATTCGTCAAGAGCTTCCAAGCTCTCCAACGAGCTTAATGCCCTTGATCGAATGGATGCGAGACAATTTGAACAGTTCGCACACGGTCGATAGTCTTGCTGCTCGTGCCAACATGAGCTCTCGCACCTTTGCTCGACGATTTCAAGAACAGACCGGTACTACAGCTTTACAGTGGCTTCTCACCGCTCGTATTGATCGAGCGCGCGCATTGCTTGAGGAGAGCGACACATCGATTGATCAAACGGCACTTCTTTCCGGATTCGGGTCTGCGGTGACCTTCCGGTCGCGGTTCCGAAGGGTCGTTGGCCTGACGCCGACGGAGTACCGTCGTCGTTTCAGCTCAGTAAACTAAAATCCAAATACCCGCAGACCATGGGTTTGGATTTTCAGGACGACCGACACGCTCACATTGATGCTTCAATCGCCAATCCCGCTGGCGATCAATGGCAGTACCTCGCTCGGCACATTTTTCGGGGCACAACAAATTCGAAATGGGAGCGCTGTAGTTTCACTACGGCGAATCAAGAACTTCCCATGGACAAATGCTAGAAAATCATGCCCTTATGCCAGCACCTTAGCCTTAATCTTTACTGTCGTAACGCTGGGCGTTATCAATGGATTTCTGGTCCGAGAGACCCGATAGTCGGTCAGTTGTAGGGCGGGTTTTCCTCACATTCCCTCCGGCTCGAGTGTCGCACTGGTCAACTGCTGATCTTGCCAGGCCGCGCAGGTCAGCCCAGTGCCTTTCCACCGTCCATTCTGTATGACCATTGGCTGTGCGCCCGTGGATAATCAAAAATATTTCAGACCTATATCACCTCTATGAACGCCCACCTGTATCGACTGCAGTTGGGATTTTGGCGTGCCTGCACTTCGCTTAGCACGCTCATCATTTGAGAGGATCTGCGTATGTATAGCCCTTGCCCAAGTTGTAACTCTGGACGCATCGTCACGAAAAATATTGGGAAACAAGCAGGCGGTTTGATCGGTGCCGCAGGCGGC from Pseudomonas tolaasii NCPPB 2192 includes the following:
- a CDS encoding GlxA family transcriptional regulator; translation: MSGLNDIKRSFSASYLILRAGVNAVHKIAVLVLNDVVPLDFGIAYQVFALASKVDNSNAYEVEVCAPERTIRAASFDMHVRYGLDRLELAHTIVIPGCEDPFGEVPETVRIALREAYVRGARLASICTGAFILAESGLLDGKRATTHWRFAEDLARLHPEIQVEPNVLFVDEGSIVTSAGASAGLDMCLHLVRRDYGQSVAANTARLAVAPLYRDGGQAQFIRQELPSSPTSLMPLIEWMRDNLNSSHTVDSLAARANMSSRTFARRFQEQTGTTALQWLLTARIDRARALLEESDTSIDQTALLSGFGSAVTFRSRFRRVVGLTPTEYRRRFSSVN